The following nucleotide sequence is from Myxococcota bacterium.
AGATCCCGGTCGAGCGGACCGCCGTGAAGAAGCGGCCGTCGAAACGCGGATCGCGGGCCTGGAGGGCCCGATAGCAGACGTCCGGCGCGAGCGGCATGACGCCGTTGTAGCGCGGATCGCATGCCGCGATCGGCCGTTTTCGGACCTGGTCGCGGGAAGCGGCGGCCGGGACTCGAGGGCAGCCGCGGAGTGCGCTGCGGCCGCGAGGGGGCTAGCGATCCGCCCGCGGCGCGCGCGGCGAGGGCGGCGAGACGTTGGCGCTCAGCTCCTTCGCCTTGGCCTCGACCAGCGAAACGCTCACGGGGCGTTCCTGGGCGGAGTAGCCCGCCAGGAGCACGCGATCGGCCAACAGGTTGATCAGTCGCGGACAGCCACCCGAGGCGGCGAAGAAGTTGCCACTGCAACCGGGGGCGAAGACGTTGCCGAACTGTCCACCGGCCACCTTGATGCGGTGGTCGAGGTACTGCTCGATCTCGTCTTCGCGGATCGGCTCCACGTGGTGCTCGAGGGCGATGCGCTGACGCAGTGGCGCCATGACCGGCTGGGCCAGGATGTCGCGCAGCTCGGGCTGACCGGTGAGGACGATCTGGAGCAGCTTCTCGGTGTTGGTCTCTAGGTTCGAGAGGAGCCGGACCTGCTCGAGCAGGCCGTCGGCCAGGTTCTGGGCTTCGTCGATGATCAGCACCGTGTTCAGCCCCTGCTCGAGGCGGCGCAGCAGGAACTGATTGAGGGCGATCAGGTAGTCGGCCTTCGTCT
It contains:
- a CDS encoding AAA family ATPase, whose amino-acid sequence is MYESFYGLAEPAFSLTPDPRFLWPSETHEEGFATLYYGITRRKGFLLLTGEVGAGKTTLLRAALDQIPSNIETALVMNTAELSGLDLFKLIAAEYRLTGHFETKADYLIALNQFLLRRLEQGLNTVLIIDEAQNLADGLLEQVRLLSNLETNTEKLLQIVLTGQPELRDILAQPVMAPLRQRIALEHHVEPIREDEIEQYLDHRIKVAGGQFGNVFAPGCSGNFFAASGGCPRLINLLADRVLLAGYSAQERPVSVSLVEAKAKELSANVSPPSPRAPRADR